The Saccharothrix variisporea genome has a segment encoding these proteins:
- a CDS encoding ATP-grasp domain-containing protein: MLIVPSDPLRPRRPDEHFAPEADAAREAGVEVALVDHDALARPDEAVRRVPAGEAVYRGWMMSADRYQGFADALARRGVVLRTSAEDYKRAHELPGWYADLAAVTPESVWTSGDEREAFDRARQELGSGPAVLRDYSKSMKHHWDEAAYIPDVADAAAAWAVARRFRELRDDDFTGGFVLRRFEEFTSAEVRTWWVDGVCRLVGPHPDTPDSPVPDPDLSEIGPLVAGLRLPFVTADLVRRADGRWRVVEVGDGQVSDRPRSVAPEVLVRALIQERETLPPIG; encoded by the coding sequence GTGCTGATCGTCCCCTCCGACCCGCTGCGCCCCCGCCGCCCCGACGAGCACTTCGCCCCGGAGGCCGACGCCGCCCGCGAGGCCGGGGTCGAGGTCGCCCTGGTGGACCACGACGCCCTGGCCCGTCCCGACGAGGCCGTCCGGCGGGTGCCGGCGGGCGAGGCCGTGTACCGGGGTTGGATGATGTCCGCCGACCGCTACCAGGGCTTCGCGGACGCCCTGGCCCGGCGGGGCGTGGTGCTGCGGACGAGCGCCGAGGACTACAAGCGGGCGCACGAACTGCCCGGCTGGTACGCCGACCTGGCCGCCGTCACCCCGGAGTCGGTGTGGACGTCGGGCGACGAGCGGGAGGCGTTCGACCGGGCACGCCAGGAGCTCGGCTCGGGACCGGCGGTGCTGCGCGACTACTCGAAGTCCATGAAGCACCACTGGGACGAGGCCGCGTACATCCCCGACGTGGCCGACGCGGCGGCGGCGTGGGCGGTCGCACGGCGGTTCCGGGAATTGCGCGACGACGACTTCACGGGCGGTTTCGTGCTGCGCCGGTTCGAGGAGTTCACCTCCGCCGAGGTGCGCACGTGGTGGGTGGACGGGGTGTGCCGCCTGGTCGGCCCGCACCCGGACACCCCCGACAGCCCGGTCCCCGACCCGGACCTCTCCGAGATCGGGCCGCTGGTCGCGGGCCTGCGCCTGCCGTTCGTGACGGCCGACCTGGTGCGGCGGGCGGACGGCCGGTGGCGGGTGGTGGAGGTGGGCGACGGGCAGGTGAGCGACCGCCCGCGCTCGGTCGCGCCGGAAGTGCTGGTCAGGGCGCTCATCCAGGAGCGGGAGACCCTTCCGCCGATCGGGTGA
- a CDS encoding SGNH/GDSL hydrolase family protein gives MRYAAIGDSFTEGVGDERPDGSPRGWADLVAEGLAAALGEPVSYANFAVRGRLLEPIVTEQLEAALALSPAPTVITLNGGGNDMMRPGMDGRRLAELTEHAVRRCQEAGVRMVLLSGADPSQRLPFGRTIHQRGVELTAAVKEMAARYDLTVVDMFNDAEIRKPGYWSPDRLHLNAAGHHRVAAHVLTALGHTTPSEPLDHEPEVRRLLTEARYYRQHVLPWLSRRLRRRSSGDTVTAKHPTWTTVDARPRV, from the coding sequence GTGCGGTACGCGGCGATCGGGGACAGTTTCACCGAGGGGGTCGGTGACGAGCGGCCGGACGGGTCGCCGCGCGGGTGGGCGGACCTGGTGGCCGAAGGGCTCGCCGCGGCGTTGGGCGAGCCGGTGTCCTACGCGAACTTCGCCGTGCGGGGGCGGTTGTTGGAGCCGATCGTCACCGAGCAGCTCGAAGCGGCGTTGGCGCTGTCGCCCGCGCCGACCGTGATCACCCTCAACGGCGGCGGCAACGACATGATGCGGCCCGGGATGGACGGGCGGCGGTTGGCCGAGCTGACCGAGCACGCGGTGCGCCGGTGCCAGGAGGCCGGGGTGCGGATGGTGCTGCTCAGCGGCGCGGACCCGTCGCAGCGGCTGCCGTTCGGGCGCACCATCCACCAGCGCGGCGTGGAGCTGACGGCGGCGGTGAAGGAGATGGCCGCGCGGTACGACCTGACGGTGGTCGACATGTTCAACGACGCCGAGATCCGCAAGCCCGGCTACTGGTCCCCCGACCGGCTGCACCTCAACGCGGCCGGCCACCACCGCGTGGCGGCGCACGTCCTGACCGCGTTGGGCCACACCACCCCTTCGGAGCCCCTGGACCACGAGCCCGAGGTCCGCCGCCTGCTCACCGAGGCCCGCTACTACCGGCAGCACGTCCTGCCGTGGTTGAGCCGCCGCCTGCGCCGCCGCTCCTCGGGCGACACGGTGACCGCGAAGCACCCGACGTGGACGACCGTCGACGCCCGACCGCGGGTGTGA